One genomic window of Cannabis sativa cultivar Pink pepper isolate KNU-18-1 chromosome 2, ASM2916894v1, whole genome shotgun sequence includes the following:
- the LOC115719610 gene encoding outer envelope protein 80, chloroplastic, with the protein MPANDDVCFTTTPSIKVPLPSRPPPFDLFLLLTRTRNSFSQLVDSVKTHPGLQRLTPKLLPSSSILPPLLDSRTTESTKGSGSLSRWSRPGIDGHLIGKLLPLCSASLSLSRSEPGTRKGKDGHSIGKSPLLCSASLSIARPDEVSQSGAEGKEIQQQQKQHSPSRHDEERVLISEVLVRNKDGDELERKDLEMEALAALKACRPNSALTVREVQEDVHRIIGSGYFYSCVPVAVDTRDGIRLEFQVEPNQEFQGLVFEGANVLPTKFIEDSFREGYGKVINLRRLDNVISSINNWYMERGLIAMVLGVEMLSGGMLKLQVAEAEVNNISIRFLDRKSGEPTTGKTKPETILSQLTTKKGQVYSMLQGKRDEETVSTMGIVEDVRIIPQPADTGKVDLVMNVVERPSGGFSAGGGISSGTTNGLLPGLIGSFAYSQRNLFGRNQKFHVSLERGQIDSIFRINYTDPWIAGDDKRTSRTIMGQNSRTPGTLVHGKVHDEDFSPTIARVTGGIEFSRPLRPKWSGTAGLIFQQTEAHNEKGENIIKDCFGSPLTASGKNYDHTLLARFETVYTGSGDGSPMIVFNLEQGLPVLSEWLFFNRVNARARKDVQIGPARLLLSLSGGHVVGNFSPHEAFTIGGTNSVRGYEEGAVGSGRSYAIGSGEISFPMVGPVGGVIFADYGTDIGSGPTVPGDPAGARLKPGSGYGYGVGIRLESPLGPLRLEYAFSDSKNQRFHFGVGHRN; encoded by the exons ATGCCGGCGAACGACGACGTTTGCTTCACCACTACTCCTTCTATCAAGGTTCCTTTACCTTCACGGCCACCTCCCTTCGACCTTTTCCTTCTCTTAACCAGAACCAGAAACTCCTTCTCTCAACTTGTAGACTCGGTTAAAACTCACCCGGGACTCCAACGACTCACCCCTAAGCTCCTCCCTTCATCCTCGATACTACCGCCATTGCTTGATAGTCGAACCACTGAGTCGACTAAGGGGAGTGGTTCGCTGAGTCGGTGGTCGAGGCCAGGAATCGATGGACATTTGATCGGAAAATTGCTTCCTTTATGTTCAGCGTCGTTGTCGCTGAGTCGCTCTGAACCTGGAACTCGGAAGGGAAAAGATGGTCATTCGATTGGGAAGTCGCCGCTTCTCTGTTCGGCCTCGTTATCAATTGCTCGTCCGGACGAAGTGTCGCAATCCGGGGCAGAGGGAAAGGAAATACAACAGCAGCAGAAGCAGCACTCTCCGAGTCGACACGACGAAGAGAGGGTGCTGATAAGTGAAGTATTGGTGAGGAATAAGGATGGCGACGAGCTTGAGAGGAAAGACCTTGAAATGGAGGCCTTGGCGGCCCTCAAAGCCTGCCGACCCAACTCAGCGCTTACGGTGCGTGAAGTTCAAGAGGATGTGCATAGAATTATTGGAAGTGGGTACTTCTACTCTTGTGTCCCCGTTGCCGTCGATACAAGAGACGGTATCAGATTGGAGTTTCAG GTAGAACCAAATCAGGAATTTCAAGGTCTGGTTTTTGAAGGAGCAAATGTTCTTCCGACAAAGTTTATAGAGGATTCATTTCGTGAAGGATATG GAAAAGTTATCAACCTTCGGCGTTTGGATAATGTAATATCTTCTATCAATAATTGGTACATGGAGCGCGGTCTCATTGCCATG GTATTAGGTGTTGAGATGCTCTCTGGGGGTATGCTTAAGTTACAAGTTGCAGAAGCTGAGGTCAATAATATCTCCATACGTTTTCTTGATAGGAAAAG TGGCGAGCCAACTACTGGGAAGACAAAGCCTGAAACTATACTATCCCAGCTTACTACCAAGAAAGGACAG GTCTACAGCATGCTTCAAGGAAAAAGAGATGAGGAAACTGTATCAACCATGGGAATTGTTGAAGATGTTAGGATAATTCCCCAACCTGCAG ATACTGGTAAAGTTGATTTGGTGATGAATGTTGTTGAGCGTCCAAGTGGAGGTTTTTCAGCTGGTGGTGGTATCTCAAGTGG AACTACAAATGGCCTTTTACCAGGACTCATTGGAAG CTTTGCGTACTCTCAGAGGAATCTATTTGGAAGAAACCAGAAATTCCATGTTTCATTAGAAAGAGGCCAAATTGACTCAATATTTCGGATAAACTACACAGATCCATGGATTGCAGGAGATGATAAGCGAACCTCTAGAACAATTATGGGTCag AATTCCAGAACCCCTGGCACACTTGTTCACGGTAAGGTGCACGATGAGGATTTTAGCCCAACCATTGCTCGTGTCACAGGCGGTATCGAATTTAGCCGACCATTAAGACCTAAATGGAGTGGTACAGCTGGACTAATCTTTCAG CAAACTGAAGCTCATAATGAAAAAGGAGAAAATATTATCAAGGATTGTTTTGGCAGCCCCCTTACTGCTAG CGGCAAGAACTATGATCATACATTGCTTGCTAGATTTGAGACTGTCTACACTGGTTCTGGTGATGGATCACCAATG ATTGTTTTCAATCTGGAGCAAGGACTTCCTGTGTTGTCAGAATGGTTGTTCTTTAACCGTGTGAATGCCCGTGCAAGAAAGGATGTTCAAATTGGCCCAGCTCGACTTCTTTTAAG TTTATCCGGTGGTCATGTTGTTGGCAATTTTTCACCCCATGAAGCTTTTACCATTGGTGGAACAAATAGTGTTAGAGGATACGAAGAAGGTGCTGTTGGTTCTGGTCGGTCTTATGCGATCGGCTCTGGAGAAATTTCTTTCCCCATG GTGGGGCCTGTTGGAGGAGTTATTTTTGCTGACTATGGAACTGATATTGGATCAGGTCCGACTGTGCCTG GTGACCCAGCAGGTGCTAGGCTAAAACCTGGAAGTGGATATGGATACGGAGTTGGCATTCGGTTGGAGTCTCCTCTGGGTCCTCTCCGGCTCGAATATGCATTTAGTGATAGCAAAAATCAGAGGTTTCACTTCGGAGTTGGTCACCGTAACTAG